A DNA window from Desulfuromonas sp. contains the following coding sequences:
- a CDS encoding UDP-N-acetylmuramate--L-alanine ligase produces MYGKIKKIHFVGIGGIGMSGIAEVLLNLDYQVSGSDLAKSETTSRLAELGAEVAFGHDEKNLQDVDVVVTSTAVRADNPEVVEAHRQLIPVIPRAEMLAELMRMKYGIAIAGTHGKTTTTSMVATILSHGGIDPTAVIGGRLDSLGTNAKLGQGKFLVAEADESDGTFMKLSPTIAVVTNIDADHLDYYEDLNEIRETFIDFINKVPFYGMAVLCLDDANIQACIPRIKKRFISYGLTGQADFQASDIVHDGEKTAFNVYHNGHKLGGITLHMPGRHNVLNALAAVAVGMEVELPFATIAEGLDEFGGVQRRFQVKYDKNGIMVVDDYGHHPVEIMATLAAARNGWDRRVVAVFQPHRYTRTQALFDEFLTAFYQADKLVVMDVYAASEDIIPGVEAKDLCAGIAGHGHKDVTYIADKDAVVRHLQEQVRSGDMIITLGAGNVWQVGEELIRKLEEE; encoded by the coding sequence ATGTACGGAAAGATCAAGAAAATTCATTTTGTCGGGATCGGCGGCATCGGTATGAGCGGGATTGCCGAGGTTTTGCTCAATCTCGACTACCAGGTCTCCGGTTCGGATCTTGCCAAATCAGAGACGACATCCCGGCTCGCCGAACTCGGAGCTGAAGTTGCGTTCGGGCATGATGAGAAGAATCTGCAGGACGTAGATGTCGTCGTTACCTCGACCGCCGTGCGCGCTGACAACCCGGAAGTTGTCGAAGCTCATCGGCAGCTGATTCCGGTCATTCCACGGGCCGAAATGCTGGCCGAGCTGATGCGGATGAAATATGGCATCGCCATCGCCGGAACACATGGCAAGACGACAACGACAAGTATGGTTGCCACTATATTGTCGCACGGAGGAATCGATCCGACGGCAGTTATTGGCGGCCGACTTGATTCTCTCGGGACCAATGCCAAGCTCGGGCAGGGCAAGTTCCTGGTCGCCGAAGCCGATGAGTCGGATGGTACATTTATGAAACTCTCACCGACCATCGCTGTGGTGACCAACATTGATGCCGATCATCTCGATTATTATGAGGATCTCAACGAGATTCGTGAAACGTTTATTGATTTCATCAATAAGGTCCCCTTTTATGGAATGGCCGTTCTTTGCCTCGATGATGCGAATATCCAGGCGTGTATCCCCCGGATCAAAAAGAGATTCATCAGTTACGGTTTAACCGGGCAGGCAGATTTCCAGGCAAGCGATATTGTCCATGATGGCGAAAAAACCGCGTTCAATGTCTATCACAACGGGCATAAGCTAGGCGGCATAACCCTGCACATGCCGGGGCGGCACAACGTTCTGAATGCCCTGGCCGCTGTTGCCGTCGGCATGGAGGTGGAGCTGCCGTTTGCAACCATTGCCGAGGGCCTCGATGAGTTCGGTGGAGTGCAGCGGCGTTTTCAGGTCAAGTATGACAAAAATGGAATCATGGTGGTTGACGATTACGGACACCACCCGGTTGAAATCATGGCGACCCTGGCGGCGGCCCGGAACGGCTGGGACCGGCGGGTTGTTGCTGTCTTTCAGCCGCATCGCTATACCCGCACCCAGGCCTTGTTTGATGAGTTCCTGACCGCTTTCTACCAGGCTGACAAACTGGTGGTCATGGACGTCTATGCTGCGAGCGAGGATATTATCCCCGGTGTTGAGGCGAAAGACCTTTGCGCAGGGATTGCCGGCCATGGCCACAAGGATGTTACCTATATCGCTGATAAGGACGCAGTCGTCAGGCACCTGCAGGAGCAGGTCCGGTCGGGAGATATGATTATTACCCTCGGCGCCGGTAACGTATGGCAGGTTGGTGAAGAGCTGATCCGGAAGCTGGAAGAGGAATAA
- a CDS encoding D-alanine--D-alanine ligase: protein MTRDELKQKKIGVLLGGVSAEREVSLRTGKAISQALVSSGYNVVEIDAATDLPQQLKDSGVEIAFIALHGRGGEDGTVQGLLETMAIPYTGSGVRASSMAIDKVMTKKILLYHELPTPQYMVFRAGDDIDAFVEKCRHFPLIVKPACEGSTIGMTIADDAAELRIGLIEALKYDRQILVEDFIKGSEATVSVLNGEALPIIEIVPKSGFYDYEAKYTAGATEYILPAPYAPVLYERLQQAAVEACRLTGCTGAVRVDFMVREKDFSCLEINTIPGMTATSLLPKAAAEAGIAFPELVQRILEGAGLDK from the coding sequence ATGACGCGAGACGAACTCAAACAGAAAAAAATCGGGGTACTGCTGGGCGGTGTCTCGGCTGAACGCGAGGTCTCACTCCGGACCGGCAAGGCGATCAGCCAGGCGCTGGTTTCCTCCGGTTACAACGTAGTTGAAATCGACGCCGCTACCGATCTGCCGCAACAGCTCAAGGATTCAGGGGTCGAGATCGCATTTATTGCTCTGCATGGCCGCGGCGGTGAAGACGGAACGGTCCAGGGTCTGCTCGAAACCATGGCTATCCCTTATACCGGCAGCGGCGTTCGCGCTTCGAGTATGGCCATCGACAAGGTGATGACCAAGAAAATTCTGCTCTACCACGAGTTGCCGACACCGCAATACATGGTGTTTCGAGCTGGAGACGATATCGATGCATTCGTTGAAAAATGTCGTCATTTTCCATTGATCGTCAAACCGGCCTGTGAAGGTTCGACCATCGGCATGACCATCGCTGATGACGCTGCGGAACTGCGCATCGGGTTAATCGAGGCGTTGAAGTATGACCGGCAGATACTGGTTGAGGATTTCATCAAGGGGAGTGAAGCAACCGTCAGCGTGCTGAATGGCGAAGCGCTGCCGATCATTGAAATCGTTCCGAAAAGCGGATTTTACGATTACGAGGCCAAGTATACAGCCGGCGCTACCGAATATATCCTGCCGGCACCTTATGCTCCGGTGCTCTATGAAAGGTTGCAGCAGGCCGCGGTCGAGGCCTGCCGGTTAACCGGCTGCACCGGGGCGGTGCGGGTCGATTTCATGGTCCGGGAAAAAGATTTTTCCTGCCTTGAAATCAATACGATACCGGGAATGACAGCGACCAGCCTGCTGCCGAAAGCGGCGGCCGAGGCGGGGATAGCGTTTCCGGAGCTGGTGCAGAGGATTCTCGAAGGAGCGGGGCTCGACAAATAA
- the murG gene encoding undecaprenyldiphospho-muramoylpentapeptide beta-N-acetylglucosaminyltransferase, giving the protein MRVILAGGGTGGHLFPAVALAERLLAENEKAEALFVGTTRGIEAGVIPKLGFKLEFVDVKGFMGKGIIAKLGVIIMLGRSVRQGLAVLDRFKPDLVIGVGGYASAPMVIAAKLRRLPVVLHEQNAIPGLTNRLLGRWADRVCVSFEETLSAFANAELTGNPLRSGLDDCPEIENGRPCLLIFGGSRGARAINERMTAAIELLHEWQGQIDIIHQTGEEDVAWVSDRYRQAGWKDARVTSFIDDMASAYRQAHLVVCRAGATTVAELTACGRPAILIPFPHAAGDHQSANARALAVKGAALMLAEEEADADKLAALIANLITRPDELKSMARIAKSLGRRGVAEKIIATCHQVMDEKRAA; this is encoded by the coding sequence ATGCGGGTGATACTGGCCGGCGGCGGCACCGGCGGACATCTTTTCCCGGCGGTTGCGCTGGCCGAAAGACTGTTGGCTGAAAACGAAAAGGCGGAAGCCCTGTTTGTCGGAACCACCAGGGGCATCGAGGCCGGAGTCATTCCGAAACTCGGGTTCAAGCTGGAGTTTGTTGATGTTAAAGGATTTATGGGCAAGGGGATAATAGCGAAACTCGGGGTCATCATTATGCTGGGCAGGAGTGTCAGACAGGGTTTGGCTGTACTCGACCGATTCAAACCTGATCTGGTGATCGGAGTCGGCGGCTATGCTTCGGCGCCGATGGTGATTGCGGCAAAACTCAGGCGGTTGCCGGTTGTTCTACACGAACAGAATGCCATACCGGGCCTGACCAATCGCCTGCTCGGGCGCTGGGCAGACAGGGTCTGTGTCTCCTTTGAAGAAACATTATCGGCTTTCGCTAATGCTGAATTGACCGGCAACCCGTTACGCAGTGGCCTTGACGATTGTCCCGAAATTGAAAACGGGAGACCGTGCCTGCTTATTTTCGGAGGGTCGCGCGGTGCCCGGGCGATCAACGAGCGGATGACCGCAGCAATTGAACTGCTGCATGAATGGCAGGGGCAGATCGACATTATTCATCAAACCGGTGAAGAAGATGTTGCCTGGGTCAGCGACAGGTATCGTCAGGCTGGCTGGAAGGATGCCAGGGTAACGTCTTTTATCGACGATATGGCGAGTGCCTACCGGCAGGCCCACCTGGTTGTCTGCCGGGCCGGGGCGACGACTGTCGCTGAATTGACCGCCTGTGGCCGGCCGGCGATTCTGATTCCGTTTCCACACGCGGCCGGCGATCACCAGAGTGCGAACGCCAGAGCGCTGGCGGTTAAAGGCGCCGCCTTGATGCTGGCCGAGGAAGAGGCCGATGCTGACAAACTTGCAGCCCTGATCGCGAACCTGATTACCAGGCCTGATGAGCTGAAAAGTATGGCCCGGATCGCAAAAAGCCTCGGTCGCCGCGGTGTCGCTGAAAAAATAATTGCTACCTGCCACCAGGTGATGGACGAAAAGAGAGCAGCCTGA
- the ftsA gene encoding cell division protein FtsA: MSSKKENLIVGLDIGTTKICAIVGNLTDEGLDIVGIGTSPSKGLRKGVVINIESTVEAIKTALQEAELMAGCEIKSVFAGIAGGHIKGFNSQGVIAIKNREVTKEDIRRVIDAAKAIAIPMDREVIHILPQEFIIDDQDGIKEPLGMSGVRLESKVHIVTGAVASAQNIIKSCNRAGVDVADIVLEQLASSEAALAQDEKDLGVAMVDIGGGTTDIAIFVDGAIKHTSVLSLGGNHLTNDIAVGLRTPMNEAEKIKQQSGCCLTSMVSRDETIEVPSVGGREPRILSRQLLTEILEPRVEEIFTLVNRDIVRSGYEDLIASGVVITGGSSILPGMPELAEQIFNLPVRRGVPMGIGGLTDVVNSPIYATGVGLVKYGSRNLSTKNFSIGQDNIFDKITNRMKEWFGEFF, encoded by the coding sequence ATGAGCAGCAAAAAAGAAAATCTGATTGTCGGACTCGATATAGGCACCACGAAAATTTGTGCGATTGTCGGCAACCTGACTGACGAAGGACTCGATATTGTCGGGATCGGGACCAGCCCGTCGAAAGGGCTGCGCAAGGGTGTCGTCATCAATATCGAAAGTACAGTTGAGGCGATCAAGACTGCACTGCAGGAAGCCGAATTGATGGCCGGATGTGAAATCAAGTCGGTCTTTGCCGGCATTGCCGGCGGTCATATCAAGGGTTTCAACTCGCAGGGCGTCATAGCCATCAAAAACCGCGAGGTGACCAAGGAGGATATCCGGCGGGTGATTGATGCTGCCAAGGCGATTGCAATTCCGATGGACCGTGAAGTGATCCATATCCTGCCGCAGGAATTCATTATCGATGATCAGGACGGCATCAAGGAGCCGCTCGGGATGAGTGGTGTCCGCCTCGAATCGAAAGTTCATATCGTAACCGGTGCGGTCGCCAGTGCCCAGAATATCATCAAGAGCTGCAACCGGGCCGGAGTCGATGTTGCCGATATCGTACTCGAACAGCTCGCATCTTCAGAGGCGGCCCTGGCCCAGGATGAAAAGGACCTCGGCGTCGCCATGGTCGACATCGGCGGTGGAACAACCGATATCGCCATTTTCGTGGATGGCGCTATCAAGCATACGTCGGTTCTGTCGCTCGGAGGCAACCACTTGACCAACGATATCGCCGTTGGCTTGCGCACACCGATGAACGAAGCCGAGAAGATCAAACAACAAAGCGGCTGTTGCCTGACCTCGATGGTCAGTCGCGACGAGACGATCGAAGTCCCATCGGTCGGCGGGCGGGAGCCGCGAATCCTGTCACGGCAGCTGCTGACCGAAATACTCGAGCCGCGGGTCGAAGAGATCTTTACCCTGGTCAACCGAGATATCGTCCGCAGCGGTTATGAAGATCTGATCGCCTCCGGGGTCGTCATTACCGGTGGCTCCTCGATACTACCGGGGATGCCGGAGTTGGCCGAACAGATTTTCAACCTGCCGGTGCGGCGTGGGGTGCCGATGGGTATCGGCGGTTTGACCGATGTGGTGAATTCGCCGATCTACGCCACCGGGGTTGGGCTCGTCAAGTACGGCAGCCGTAACCTGAGCACGAAAAACTTTTCGATCGGCCAGGATAATATTTTCGACAAAATTACGAACCGGATGAAGGAATGGTTCGGCGAGTTTTTTTAA
- a CDS encoding cell division protein FtsZ yields MPVFEFDDSMEQIAKIKVVGVGGGGGNAVNTMINAEVGGVEFIVSNTDAQALRNSRAPMKMQLGSKLTKGLGAGADPEVGREAALEDRARIYESLEGADMVFIAAGLGGGTGTGAAPVIAEVARETGALTVGVVTRPFSREGKRRATQADEGVENLKEVVDSLIVVPNDRLLGLAGKNMSILDAFKPADDVLRQAVQGIADLITTSGLINVDFADVKAIMSERGMAMMGIGFAAGERRAAEAAHEAIASPLLEDIDISGARGVLVNISGSSSMTMEDYDEVMRIVHEKAHEDANIISGIVVDEEFEDNLKVTVIATGFGSAFDKTRRIEEELKDRPVGLPIKEDNHDLPTFIRMKQKESPRAMRQAVNSDDEYDIPTFIRRRVD; encoded by the coding sequence ATGCCAGTATTCGAATTTGACGACAGTATGGAACAGATCGCCAAGATCAAGGTGGTCGGAGTTGGTGGCGGCGGCGGCAACGCCGTAAACACCATGATTAATGCAGAGGTCGGAGGGGTCGAGTTTATTGTCTCGAACACCGATGCCCAGGCGCTGCGCAACAGTCGGGCACCGATGAAGATGCAGCTCGGTTCAAAACTGACCAAGGGACTTGGTGCCGGTGCCGATCCCGAAGTCGGACGTGAAGCGGCCCTCGAGGATCGCGCCAGGATTTATGAGTCGCTGGAAGGTGCCGACATGGTATTCATCGCCGCCGGGTTGGGTGGCGGAACCGGAACTGGCGCTGCTCCGGTCATCGCCGAAGTCGCCAGGGAGACCGGCGCCCTGACCGTCGGGGTTGTGACCCGTCCGTTCAGCCGGGAAGGGAAGCGGCGCGCTACCCAGGCTGACGAAGGAGTGGAAAACCTCAAGGAAGTGGTCGATTCGCTGATCGTCGTTCCGAACGACCGCCTGCTCGGATTGGCCGGCAAGAACATGAGTATTCTCGATGCCTTCAAGCCGGCCGATGATGTCCTGCGCCAGGCGGTCCAGGGGATTGCCGATCTGATTACAACCAGCGGCCTGATCAATGTCGACTTTGCCGACGTTAAGGCGATCATGAGTGAACGTGGCATGGCGATGATGGGAATCGGCTTTGCTGCAGGAGAGCGCCGTGCCGCCGAGGCCGCGCATGAAGCGATTGCCAGTCCGCTGCTCGAAGATATCGACATCTCCGGTGCCAGGGGCGTTCTGGTCAACATCTCCGGGTCGTCGTCTATGACCATGGAGGATTACGACGAGGTCATGCGGATCGTTCATGAAAAGGCGCATGAAGATGCCAATATTATCTCCGGCATCGTTGTTGATGAAGAGTTTGAGGATAATCTCAAGGTGACCGTGATTGCGACCGGCTTCGGCTCGGCCTTTGACAAGACCCGCAGAATCGAGGAGGAACTGAAGGATCGCCCGGTCGGTCTGCCGATCAAGGAAGATAATCATGACCTGCCGACCTTTATCCGGATGAAGCAGAAGGAATCGCCCCGGGCAATGCGCCAGGCTGTGAACAGTGATGATGAATACGATATTCCGACCTTTATCCGCAGGCGGGTCGATTGA
- a CDS encoding cell division protein FtsQ, with amino-acid sequence MRDLKGHKKRRIKGNRRIGSKKKRDWKGIFHRSLRLLLFSCSTVLILSGATLAAQILFESGYFGVEQVKILNLKRLEADEIIAESNISSGDNIFRLDLEAIGRKIEENPWVAKAEVGRVFPREIVIRITEREARAIINLGYLYYVDGNAEIFKVLAADDRLDYPVITGIERSYLLDFPENGKKLLQEAMAIIDRLAERTTFTLDQVSEVHVDRENGVILTTYRSGVPVQLGFRQYDRKLDRLERIYPELEPKLPMLKGIDLNVSDRVIVKIDQKFTSGKG; translated from the coding sequence ATGCGCGATCTGAAAGGACATAAAAAGCGCCGGATTAAAGGCAATCGGCGAATCGGCAGTAAAAAGAAGCGTGACTGGAAAGGTATTTTCCATCGCTCGTTACGGCTTCTTTTGTTCAGCTGCAGTACCGTGCTGATTCTGAGCGGCGCCACGCTGGCGGCCCAGATCCTTTTTGAGTCGGGATACTTTGGTGTTGAGCAGGTCAAGATCCTCAACCTGAAACGGCTCGAAGCGGACGAAATTATCGCCGAATCAAATATCAGCAGCGGCGACAATATTTTCCGTCTCGATCTTGAAGCAATCGGCCGCAAGATTGAAGAGAATCCCTGGGTTGCCAAGGCCGAAGTCGGACGGGTTTTCCCACGTGAGATCGTGATCCGGATCACCGAGCGGGAGGCGCGGGCAATTATCAATCTCGGCTACCTCTACTATGTTGATGGCAACGCCGAGATCTTCAAGGTGCTGGCAGCCGATGACCGTCTCGACTACCCGGTCATAACCGGCATCGAGCGGAGCTATCTGCTCGACTTTCCGGAAAATGGGAAAAAACTGTTGCAGGAGGCAATGGCGATAATCGATCGTTTGGCTGAACGGACAACTTTTACACTTGACCAGGTTTCGGAAGTGCATGTCGACAGGGAAAACGGTGTGATCCTGACAACCTACAGATCCGGGGTGCCGGTTCAACTCGGATTCCGGCAGTATGACCGGAAGCTTGATCGGCTCGAGCGGATATATCCGGAGCTTGAACCGAAACTGCCGATGCTTAAAGGGATTGATCTGAATGTCAGTGATCGCGTAATCGTTAAAATAGATCAGAAATTCACCTCAGGTAAAGGCTAG
- a CDS encoding cytochrome C, with amino-acid sequence MKKFIVLTAALVFMSSSAFALIANSGHDFTGTFTNDICAPCHVPHNGTTGVGPLWSHSSATATSFTMYSNATIDMTIAGSPQAESLACLSCHDGETNLDDFIGSATTGTTMTAGIAANLGTDLSDDHPISITYDTAQDAAYNTIANATADGIVFYCACSNQVECASCHDVHNSFDVAPLLRFSNAGSNMCLACHIK; translated from the coding sequence ATGAAGAAGTTTATTGTCCTAACCGCTGCTCTGGTTTTTATGAGCAGCAGCGCTTTTGCGCTGATTGCCAACTCCGGTCATGATTTCACCGGAACGTTTACCAATGACATCTGCGCACCGTGCCATGTTCCTCATAACGGAACAACTGGTGTCGGACCACTGTGGTCACACTCATCGGCTACCGCGACTTCGTTTACCATGTACTCGAACGCAACCATTGATATGACCATCGCAGGCTCTCCGCAAGCTGAATCTCTGGCATGCCTGAGCTGCCATGACGGCGAGACAAACCTCGACGACTTCATCGGCAGCGCCACTACCGGCACTACAATGACCGCAGGTATTGCTGCAAACCTCGGCACTGACTTGAGTGATGACCATCCGATCAGCATTACCTACGATACAGCTCAAGACGCTGCTTACAATACGATCGCCAATGCTACAGCTGATGGCATCGTTTTCTACTGCGCTTGTTCAAATCAGGTCGAATGTGCATCTTGCCACGATGTTCACAACTCGTTTGATGTTGCTCCGCTGCTCCGTTTCTCGAATGCTGGTAGTAACATGTGCTTGGCCTGCCACATTAAGTAA
- a CDS encoding radical SAM protein, producing the protein MSRKLQAKARKRRAAESGIRSSPWGGRLTVALVYPNTYHHAMSNLGFQTVYYLLNSRDDTLCERFFLPDHEDLEEHKKTGTPIFSLESGRSLTDFDLVAFSLSFENDYLNLPVIFELGRIPWLSRDRGDSFPLLLAGGVCAFMNPEPLAEVIDLFAIGEAEAILPGLVTALFSQGSGKNVLSDLCRLPGIYIPSLYQPTYDTAGCLTGWAVSENAPLPVGRVWAADLEQNASRNFVQTTATEFGDMALTEISRGCSRGCRFCAAGFLFLPPRTRSLESLKSQIDAGLCWQDKQGLVSPAVGDHPELAKIEQYILDHGGAVSVASLRLDAITTADIEALKVSGHKTVTLAPEAGSEKLRKVINKGVTEEQILEAVKRIAGAGIPNLKLYFLIGLPLEEENDITAIIDLTAAIRTVWIEAGKKRGWLGSIHLSINPFVPKPFTPFQWAPMATEAELKKKIKAIRSAIGRLPNVVVSFESPREAILQALLSRGDRRLAGLIKRIASGEKYKKVCRESGIDYESLLHQERTQNENFPWDLLDSRVQKKYLWREYQSAKAETTTPRCVAGCVRCGVCSKSEG; encoded by the coding sequence ATGTCCCGCAAGTTACAGGCAAAAGCACGAAAGCGGCGCGCCGCCGAATCCGGAATCCGCTCCAGCCCCTGGGGCGGGCGTTTGACCGTTGCCCTGGTTTATCCCAATACCTATCATCACGCGATGAGCAATCTCGGTTTCCAGACGGTCTATTATCTGCTCAACAGCCGGGACGATACGCTCTGTGAACGGTTCTTCCTGCCGGACCATGAAGACCTGGAAGAACACAAAAAAACAGGAACACCCATCTTTTCCCTGGAATCCGGGCGAAGCCTGACCGATTTTGATCTGGTCGCGTTTTCTCTCTCCTTCGAAAACGATTACCTCAATCTGCCGGTGATCTTTGAGCTGGGTCGTATACCCTGGCTTTCCAGGGATCGAGGAGATAGCTTCCCACTGCTGCTGGCCGGCGGCGTCTGCGCCTTCATGAATCCGGAACCGCTGGCCGAGGTGATCGACCTTTTTGCAATTGGTGAAGCCGAAGCAATCCTTCCCGGTCTCGTCACAGCACTGTTCAGCCAAGGGTCTGGTAAGAACGTTTTATCCGATCTCTGTCGTCTTCCCGGGATTTATATACCCTCACTCTACCAACCAACATACGATACAGCCGGTTGTTTGACCGGCTGGGCGGTTTCCGAAAACGCGCCGCTGCCAGTCGGGCGGGTCTGGGCCGCCGACCTCGAGCAAAACGCAAGCCGTAACTTTGTCCAGACGACCGCTACCGAATTCGGCGACATGGCGCTGACCGAGATTTCGCGCGGCTGTTCACGTGGCTGTCGGTTCTGCGCCGCCGGGTTCCTGTTTCTGCCGCCGCGTACCCGAAGCCTGGAGAGTTTAAAGAGTCAGATCGATGCCGGGCTCTGCTGGCAGGATAAGCAGGGACTGGTCAGCCCGGCGGTTGGCGACCACCCGGAGTTGGCCAAAATTGAACAGTACATCCTCGATCACGGAGGGGCCGTTTCGGTCGCGTCATTACGGCTCGATGCGATCACTACAGCCGATATTGAAGCGCTCAAGGTTTCGGGTCATAAAACAGTGACCCTGGCGCCCGAGGCGGGGAGTGAGAAGTTACGCAAAGTCATTAACAAGGGGGTCACCGAGGAGCAGATACTTGAAGCGGTCAAGCGCATCGCCGGGGCCGGCATCCCGAATCTCAAGCTCTATTTCCTGATCGGTCTGCCGCTGGAGGAAGAGAACGATATTACGGCGATTATCGATCTCACCGCAGCGATCCGGACGGTCTGGATTGAAGCCGGCAAAAAGCGGGGTTGGCTCGGCTCGATTCATCTTTCAATCAACCCGTTCGTACCGAAGCCGTTCACGCCGTTCCAGTGGGCACCGATGGCGACCGAGGCGGAATTAAAAAAAAAGATCAAGGCGATCCGTTCGGCAATCGGCCGCCTGCCGAACGTCGTGGTCTCCTTCGAGTCACCACGCGAGGCGATTCTGCAGGCGCTTCTGTCGCGCGGTGACCGGCGGTTGGCCGGTCTGATAAAGAGAATCGCCAGCGGTGAGAAATATAAAAAGGTCTGTCGGGAGTCTGGAATCGACTATGAATCCTTGTTGCATCAAGAAAGAACTCAAAACGAAAATTTTCCCTGGGATCTCCTCGATAGTCGCGTGCAAAAAAAATATCTCTGGCGTGAGTATCAGTCCGCTAAGGCTGAAACGACAACACCCCGCTGTGTGGCGGGGTGTGTAAGGTGCGGTGTATGTAGTAAATCAGAAGGTTAA
- the selD gene encoding selenide, water dikinase SelD gives MSGQVKLTSLSRTSGUAAKLAPEPLAQVLRQLPKTEDPNLLTAGILFADAGVYRIADDCALVQSVDFFTPIVDDPATFGRIAAANALSDIYAMGGKPITALNMVGFPKCLDHGILVEILKGGAEKAAEGGTIIVGGHTVEDDEPKYGLAVTGLIHPDSMITTAGAQPGDVLILTKPLGTGILATALKGEVLTEVDIAEAIAGMESLNRDASEAMLAVGVNACTDITGFGFLGHAIEMAEASSVCIEISAEKLPVYPRVREMAAMGMIPAGNRRNRNYYWPKVLDGHVPTTDIIDLVSDPQTSGGLLISVAADKKEQLIQLLANKGVDARIVGVISCGRPGTVRIE, from the coding sequence ATGTCTGGACAGGTCAAGTTGACCAGCCTTTCACGCACCAGTGGTTGAGCCGCCAAACTGGCCCCCGAGCCGCTGGCGCAGGTGCTGCGTCAGTTACCGAAAACTGAAGATCCCAATCTGTTGACGGCCGGGATTCTCTTTGCCGACGCCGGAGTTTACCGGATAGCGGACGATTGCGCCCTTGTCCAGTCGGTCGATTTCTTTACGCCGATTGTCGATGATCCGGCGACCTTCGGCCGCATCGCCGCCGCCAATGCCCTGTCCGATATCTATGCGATGGGCGGCAAACCAATTACGGCCCTCAACATGGTCGGCTTCCCGAAATGCCTCGATCACGGCATTCTCGTCGAGATCCTCAAGGGGGGGGCTGAAAAAGCCGCCGAAGGGGGAACCATTATCGTCGGCGGCCATACCGTAGAAGACGATGAACCAAAATACGGCCTGGCAGTGACCGGACTGATTCACCCCGACAGCATGATCACGACCGCTGGAGCCCAGCCGGGCGACGTTCTGATTCTGACCAAACCGCTCGGTACCGGCATCCTGGCAACAGCACTCAAGGGCGAGGTTCTCACCGAGGTGGATATTGCTGAAGCGATTGCCGGGATGGAATCTCTCAATCGCGATGCATCCGAAGCGATGCTGGCCGTCGGAGTCAATGCCTGTACCGACATTACCGGCTTCGGTTTTCTCGGTCACGCCATCGAAATGGCTGAAGCAAGCTCGGTCTGCATTGAAATTTCAGCCGAAAAACTTCCGGTCTATCCACGCGTCCGCGAGATGGCTGCGATGGGGATGATCCCGGCCGGCAACCGGCGGAACCGCAACTATTACTGGCCGAAAGTTCTCGACGGCCACGTACCGACAACCGACATCATCGACCTTGTCTCCGATCCGCAGACCTCGGGAGGGCTGCTGATATCGGTTGCCGCCGACAAAAAAGAACAATTGATCCAGCTTCTTGCCAACAAAGGGGTCGATGCCCGCATCGTCGGCGTTATATCATGCGGACGGCCGGGAACGGTCAGAATCGAGTAA